The stretch of DNA AAAACTCGCACGAAGAGATCTAGAGCACTATCCCGCTTCGCCGCAGCCGCGATTCCTAGCGGAATTCCTATAACAACGGTAAAGAAGAATGCAAAGATTGCTAGCTCTACAGTCACCGGGAAACGCTGGGCTACCTGCTCGACAACTAAGTCACCTCTTGTTGGATCTCTGAGCTGTCCTGTCAGTAGCTGGGCTACGAGGAAAGCAAATTGCTCGTACCAGGGAGCATCAAATTTATACTTTCTTCTCAAGTCCTCCAGAGTCTGCGGGTTAAGTAACTTTTCGCCAACCCATGCCCTAACGGGATCTGTCGGAATCACATAGGCGATCACGTACGTAATTAGAAGGGCACCTATAATGCTGGGAATAAACGATATCATCCGTCGCACGAGGAAGCTAGCCAACCCCATGAGCGTCACCTAACTGATCATGGTTAGAGGAAAAGAAAAAATATTAGTTTTAGGGCTTGAAGCCATACAGTTCTTTCCATAACGTTGCGTTCCAGTAATATGGATTGTACTTCAGCAGGATGTAACTGTCCTCTTTGTAGTCGGCCACGTAGTAGGGTCCGGTTGATACAGGCTTCTTTGCTAGCAACTGGTGTATTGGATCATCCTCGCCTGGTTGCACAAACTTAGCCCATGCTGCAGGATCCTTGCCGTTTTTCGACGCTGCAATTGCGGCGCTGTATTGGTCGCCTAGCGCGTACTCCATTGGATAGATGGCGCCGACACCTGTTGGGAAGATTTGCAGTATTGGCACATATGGGAACTTCAACTTGAACTTGACCACGCCTGCTGTTGATCCACTATATCCGAAGAAGCTGAGCAGATCCTTTAAGCTGTGGACCTCGGCGCTCTTACCTTTAAATGCCGTCACTAATCCCTGGCTCCTAGCAATACTGTCCAATTCCTCCTCGCTTAGCACTGTTGAAGCATTCACATCGATGAACTCGTCAATCATCCACTGCGGTCCACCTGGCAAATTAGCTCTCACAGCTCTCCATATGCAGAAGAGTACGTCGGTAGCGTCAATCGGGTAAGTCTTGTTGTTCCACGGGTCGTAACCGACAACATTACCTCTTATGACAAAGTAGAGCTCTGTCATATCTTTGCTGAAGGCCCATGCTACGGCTAGGTCAGGTATAGGCTCGGTTTCTTCCTTCCAGAGAGTCACAAGCCTCCTGTATGTGTGTTCGAATATCTCCCAACCGAATGACTCGTAGGACTTTGCAGGATCGAAGGTGTCAGGCCAACCTATGTCGCCTATTACCATTGTCTCTGGGTTATTTTTGATGCCAAGAACTCCGGTGTCGACCACAGGAGCCTTGGGGTCTTCCCAGACAAGGTCGTAGCGTGTGGAAACTGCGCCTACTGGATAGTACATGCCGTAAACCCAGCTACCATAGTTTTCACCGGTAATGAGCTGACCAAGCATAATTAGCGAGCTCGCTTTGTTGAACTTGATGACAGCAGCTTGTATAACCGCTTCTCGGGCGTCTGGCTCTAATATTCTCTGAGAGACCTTACAGAGTGCACTTAGAATTATATCTTTTAGGCCGCCTGTACCTAGTGTAACCATGTTTACCGGCTTCTCCCAGTTTGCGTTTGTAGCCTCCCAATCTACTTCGTAGGCCACAACTACTAGCGGCTTGCTTGTTGACCCAGTGTAGGTTGCACCTGAGCCTTTAGGTCCTACAACTACAATGAATTTTTCAGTCTCTATAGCTTCATCTACCTTGGCTAAGTACTTTCCTACATCGCCTGCGGCTACTTTACTTGCGTACTCTATGTTTTTGAACTCAGCACCTCCCCACACGAATGGCATTAAGAAGTTGTCTGCATCAAGATAGTCAGGTATCCAACCTAGTAACATCACGTCGTATTGGAAGTTGTCAACAAGCTCCAAGTACTTTGGCCAGGCATACGCCTCGACGGTAACCTTGAAACCAAGCTCGCTCCACGACTGTTGAAGGAGTGTAGCGATCTGCTGGCGAGCGGTGTTACCCTCGTTGTAGATTATTGTGATTGTGTACTTGCTCGGGTCAAAGCCCTTTGCTTTAAGGGACGCGATTAGCTCCTTAGCTTTAGTCATGTTGTATTCAAACTTAACGATTCCATACTCTGTGTAGCCAGGCATCCCGCGTGGAACTATTGTGTAGAGCCTAGTGTATAGTTTGTTGAACACTTGGTTGAGTATCACGTCGTAGGGTACAGCGTATGCTAATGCGTAGCGGACTTCCGTTATATTAAGAGGTGCTCTCATCGGGTTTAACCCGACATACTGTATTGTCAGCTGGGGCTTATCGGGTCTACGTACAAGGTGTAGGCTGAAACCATCAACTGGCGTGTTGTTTACGTCAGGCCAACGTGCAGGAGTAACAACGGCTATGTCGAAGACGCCCGTCTTGTACATATTGATCCTGGTTCCCTCGTCGTTAACGATAAGGTATAATATTTGTTTATGGAAAGGCTTCGTAGGCTGTGTAACTGGTTGTTGCTGAGGAGGAGCTCCTGGTTGCTGAGCTGGGGCAGTAGGTTGTTGAGGTGGTGGCTGCTGTAAGAATATGAATGCTACAATAGCCGCAACGAGTACTATAGCTATGACAGCTGTTACCAGCAACAAATTTCTCCTGCGGCTTTCAGCCATCGTATTTCTCCGCCATACCTAGTTTATAAATATTTTCCTTGAGGAGTTGAAAAGTCTTAAGCTGAAAGAACTCATCTTCTGAAAAATTTAGTATTGCACCGAAAAAGCAATCCGAAACTCTTTCCTATTCTGTTATTTTAAACTATATTCCATAAAGAATACTAGTCATTGTCATCAAACAACAATTGACATGACTACTAAGTCTTCTAAAACTTATTATATCTCCGTCTAAGATTAAAGAAGGCTTGCCTTCTCGAGGTTTAAGAGGAAGAGTTTCGCGTCGACCCCCAGGGCGTAGCCCCCTATCCACCCGGACGCTGAGATGACCCGGTGGCAAGGGACGACTATGAGTATGCTGTTCGAGCTGAGGGCTGCAGCGACGGAGCGGGGGGTTGTTGAGAGCCTTCGGGCAATCTCCTTGTAGGTCGTGGTCGTCCCGTAGGGCACTTTGAGGACCTCTTCGAGGACACTTCGCTTGAAGCTGGATCCCGAGAGCGCGGGTTTGAAGGTGAAGCTGGTTCTTGATCCGTGGAGGTACTCCTGAAGCTCCTTCTCGAAAGCCTCTGCTTCGGCTCCGCCTCTCTGGGCCCCGGCTGGCTTGACGCGCTTCTTCGAGTGCAGGGCCAGCACCATCCTGCCCTCCACGATGAAGCAGAGCTCGCCTATGGGCGTGCTGAGGCACTTGTACTGCCTCATGGCTTCTCCCGGAAGTAAACCTTTATCACATCTCCGATGACCGCAACTTTATGCTTGGACTTCAAGCTTTCTATGGCGGCCGT from Infirmifilum sp. NZ encodes:
- a CDS encoding ABC transporter substrate-binding protein, with protein sequence MAESRRRNLLLVTAVIAIVLVAAIVAFIFLQQPPPQQPTAPAQQPGAPPQQQPVTQPTKPFHKQILYLIVNDEGTRINMYKTGVFDIAVVTPARWPDVNNTPVDGFSLHLVRRPDKPQLTIQYVGLNPMRAPLNITEVRYALAYAVPYDVILNQVFNKLYTRLYTIVPRGMPGYTEYGIVKFEYNMTKAKELIASLKAKGFDPSKYTITIIYNEGNTARQQIATLLQQSWSELGFKVTVEAYAWPKYLELVDNFQYDVMLLGWIPDYLDADNFLMPFVWGGAEFKNIEYASKVAAGDVGKYLAKVDEAIETEKFIVVVGPKGSGATYTGSTSKPLVVVAYEVDWEATNANWEKPVNMVTLGTGGLKDIILSALCKVSQRILEPDAREAVIQAAVIKFNKASSLIMLGQLITGENYGSWVYGMYYPVGAVSTRYDLVWEDPKAPVVDTGVLGIKNNPETMVIGDIGWPDTFDPAKSYESFGWEIFEHTYRRLVTLWKEETEPIPDLAVAWAFSKDMTELYFVIRGNVVGYDPWNNKTYPIDATDVLFCIWRAVRANLPGGPQWMIDEFIDVNASTVLSEEELDSIARSQGLVTAFKGKSAEVHSLKDLLSFFGYSGSTAGVVKFKLKFPYVPILQIFPTGVGAIYPMEYALGDQYSAAIAASKNGKDPAAWAKFVQPGEDDPIHQLLAKKPVSTGPYYVADYKEDSYILLKYNPYYWNATLWKELYGFKP
- a CDS encoding methylated-DNA--[protein]-cysteine S-methyltransferase, yielding MRQYKCLSTPIGELCFIVEGRMVLALHSKKRVKPAGAQRGGAEAEAFEKELQEYLHGSRTSFTFKPALSGSSFKRSVLEEVLKVPYGTTTTYKEIARRLSTTPRSVAAALSSNSILIVVPCHRVISASGWIGGYALGVDAKLFLLNLEKASLL